One segment of Ricinus communis isolate WT05 ecotype wild-type chromosome 8, ASM1957865v1, whole genome shotgun sequence DNA contains the following:
- the LOC8280266 gene encoding mitogen-activated protein kinase kinase kinase 20, which produces MKGKFEEENNLGDGVSWWRGKLLGEGGFASVYLAKLKKNYCRKKVYPPLMAVKSAEFSESNSLQNEKEVFNNLCTCPYILKCYGEETTFDKNGYLSYNVLLEYASGGTLAALIKQSGGCGLPESDVKRYTRCILQGIDYIHRHSYVHCDLKPENVLLVAIENDGFVPKIADFGLAKKVLKNNKRRKMTDSFIGGTVLYMAPETLIDHIQESPCDIWALGCIVFEMLTGKRVWDSKPEAATEELIKRIGDRFELPVIPSEISQDGKDFLKRCLVKKPAFRFTSEMLLDHPFMSGLDDSKSSDFKDISDEGCVSNADNEFDDSSYSEDWSTSKDSSLEESDDRSHCSSLETIGLGDQGWPELQVRMR; this is translated from the coding sequence ATGAAGGGAAAGTTTGAAGAAGAGAACAACCTTGGAGATGGTGTCTCATGGTGGAGAGGGAAGTTGCTTGGAGAAGGAGGATTTGCGTCTGTTTACTTggcaaaattaaagaaaaactattgCCGAAAAAAAGTTTATCCACCGCTAATGGCCGTCAAGTCAGCGGAGTTCTCTGAATCAAATTCACTGCAGAACGAGAAAGAGGTATTCAACAATCTTTGTACTTGTCcttatattcttaaatgtTACGGTGAAGAAACTACTTTCGACAAGAATGGTTACTTATCTTACAATGTATTATTGGAGTATGCTTCTGGTGGAACCCTTGCTGCCCTTATTAAGCAATCGGGTGGCTGTGGGTTGCCTGAATCGGATGTGAAGAGATACACAAGGTGTATTCTTCAAGGAATTGATTATATTCATCGTCACAGTTATGTGCATTGTGATTTGAAGCCTGAGAATGTGTTGCTTGTGGCTATTGAGAATGATGGCTTTGTGCCAAAGATTGCTGATTTTGGTTTGGCCAAGAAAGTACTGAAGAATAACAAGAGAAGAAAGATGACTGATTCTTTCATTGGAGGGACTGTTCTGTATATGGCTCCTGAGACTCTGATTGATCATATTCAAGAGTCGCCTTGTGATATTTGGGCTCTTGGTTGCATTGTTTTTGAGATGCTTACTGGGAAGAGGGTTTGGGATTCAAAACCTGAAGCGGCAACCGAAGAATTGATCAAAAGGATTGGTGACAGATTTGAATTGCCTGTAATTCCTTCTGAGATTTCGCAAGATGGCAAGGATTTCTTGAAAAGGTGCCTTGTCAAGAAACCAGCGTTTAGATTCACTTCTGAGATGCTACTGGATCATCCTTTCATGTCAGGACTGGATGACAGCAAGAGCAGTGACTTTAAGGATATTTCAGATGAAGGATGTGTGTCTAATGCTGATAATGAATTTGATGATTCAAGCTATTCTGAAGACTGGAGTACGTCTAAAGATAGCTCTCTAGAAGAGAGTGATGATCGATCGCATTGTAGTTCCCTTGAAACAATAGGCTTAGGAGACCAAGGATGGCCTGAACTGCAGGTAAGGATGAGATAA